The region GATCGTGACCTTTGAGTCCACCCAACAAGCCTTCCAGGCCTTGCAACAAGGCAAAGGCACGGCCTACATCAATGACGAAGTCAGCCTTCTGGCCGACTTTGCCAAGCTGGGTGACAAAAGCAAAGACTATGTGATCCTGCCGCAAAACCTGAATGTAGAACCCCTGGCTCTTGGTATCAAGAAGGGCGAGGCTGGCGTGAAAACCGCCGTGGATGACTCCTTGCGTGGCCTGGAAAAATCTGGCGAGGCCAACAAGATTTTCCTGAAGTGGTACGGCCCAGAGTCCAGGCTCAAGCTGTTCCCCAAGCGTGACTTCAAGATCGAATCCGACAAGATCGAAGGCTGATTTTTCCGCACAGCCCATTCGTCAGGCCAGCGTCTTCGCGCGGTCATGGCTGATGGGCTTTTGTCTTGCCGAATCCCGCTATGCATTCGTTTGAACTTTCCCTGCTCATCTCCGGCCACTACCACGACATCCTGGTGGCGGGTCTGCAACTGTCCTTGTTGTTGACGGCGGTGACGCTGCTGCTGGCTGTGCCTCTGGCTGTGCTGGTGGCGCTGATGCGTTTGTCTGGCCTACGGGTGCTCAGCGCCGCAGCCTGGTGCTTTGTGGAAGCCATCCGCAATGTGCCGCTGCTGGCCCACATGTTGTTCTGGTATTTTGGTGCACCCGAGCTGTTGCCCGAGCCGGTGCGTGATTGGCTTTACGCCCACAATTTTGAAGCCATTGCAGCGGTAACGGCGCTCACGTTCTACACCGCAGCCTACATGTCGGAAGACGTGCGCAGTGGCATCCGCGCCATTCCCCATGTCCAGTTTGAAGCCGGGCGTGCGCTGGGCGTTGGTTTTCTGTCCACCATGCGGTTGGTGGTATTGCCACAGGCACTGCGAGTAACGGTGCCGCCGCTGATCTCACAAACGCTCAACCTCTGGAAGAACACCAGCATTGCCACCGTGATCGGCACCGCCGAGCTGATGTACCAAGCCAGCAAGGTCGAGACCGAAACCTTTCGCAGTGTCGAAGCCTTTGTGTTTGCCACCGCCAGCTACCTCACGGTGTCACTGCTGATCACCGGGCTGGCTATTTTTTACCAACACCGTTACCCGGCGCGGGCAGTGTGATGAACACGTTACAGACACAGGACTGCGTGCATGACTTTTCTTGAAGCAATTGACAACTACTGGCTTTACTTTTTGGTAGGCCGTTACCCTGAGGGCCCCTTGGGTGGGCTGGCGTTGACCCTGTTGCTGGCCTCATCAGGCTTGCTGTTGGCCCTGCCTTTGGGTCTGGTTCTGGGCCTGGGGCGGGTGAGCCCGTTGGCCTGGCTGCGCTGGCCTGTGACCGCGCTGGTGTACGTGGTGCGTGGCACACCGCTGTTGATGGTGGTGTTCTGGGCTTATTTCTTTTTGCCCAGTGTCACCGGTGTTAAGACCGACCAGTTCGCCACCATGTTGATCGCCCTGGTGGTGTTTGATGCGGCCTACCTGGCCGAGATTGTGCGCTCGGGCATTCAAAGCTTGCCCAAGGGGCAGTTTGAGGCGGCCCGTTCACTGGGCTTGAGCTACATCCGAGCCATGCGTCTGGTGGTGTTGCCGCAGGCACTGCGGCACATGCTGCCTTCACTGGTGAACCAGTTTGTGTCCACCATCAAAGAGACTTCGCTGGGTTACATCATTGGCCTGGCCGAGGTGTCGTTTGTTGCCACGCAAATCAACATCCAGGTCTTTACCCTGCCCACCCAGATTTACCTCACGCTGGGCCTGACCTACTTTCTTCTCTGTTTTGGTTTGTCGCGCCTGGCCTACGCGCTGGAGCGCCACCTGTCACGGCGCGACCCCTTTCCTTTTGTGACCGAGGTTCCCGCATGATCAAGTTTGAAAACGTCAACAAATGGTTTGGCAACTACCAGGCGCTGGTAGATGTGAACGAGTCTGTCGACAAGGGGGATGTGGTAGTGGTGTGCGGGCCGTCGGGCTCGGGCAAGTCCACCATGATTCGCACCCTCAACCGGCTGGAGCCGATTCACAGTGGGCGCATTGCCATTGATGGACAAGACATCCACGCACACGGCCTGGATGTGAACACCTTTCGCTCACGCATTGGTTTTGTCTTTCAGCAGTTCAACCTGTTCCCGCATTTGACCGCGTTGGACAACTGCACGCTGGCCCCGATCCACCTGCGGGGTCTGTCCAAAGCCCATGCACGTGAACAGGCCTTGTCCCTGCTGGATCGGGTTGGCCTGGCGCACAAAGCCAACGCCCACCCCACCGAACTCTCAGGCGGCCAGCAGCAACGGGTGGCCATTGCGCGGGCGCTGGCCATGGAGCCACCGCTGATGCTGTTTGACGAACCCACCAGCGCACTTGACCCAGAAATGGTGGGCGAGGTGCTGACGGTGATGAAGGCACTGGCACGCGACGGCATGACCATGGTGGTGGTCACCCACGAGATGGGCTTTGCCCGTGACGTGGCCGACCGGGTGCTGTTCATGGATGCGGGCAAGGTGCTGGAACGTGGTGAGCCGCATGAGTTTTTCAACGCACCGCAGCATCCTCGCGCACAACAATTTTTATCAGATATCCGTTCGCCGTTTGCAACGGTGTGATTTTTTCAAGGAGAACGCCAACATGCCCACAACCACTTTGCCCACCACTGCCAATGTGGCAGCCAATACCCCAATCCCAGGCTTACCCATTCTGGATTTGCGAGACTTCACTTCAGGAACACCTGCACAACGCGCGGCCTTTGTTGACCAATTACGCGACACCGCTTTCACCTTGGGTTTTCTCTACCTGAAAGGTTACGGCGCCAGTCAAACCCAAATTGACGCGGTGTTGCAGGCCTCGCGTGATTTTTTTGCCTTGCCCCCCGAACAAAAGCAGGCTATTCACATGGCCAACTCGCCGCACTTTCGTGGCTACACCGCCGCTGGCGACGAATTCACCCGCGGTGAGCGCGACTGGCGTGAACAACTCGACGTGGGTGCCGAGCGTGAACCGATCCAACAAAACCCAACCAGTCCGGCCTGGACCCGGCTTCAAGGCCCCAACCAATGGCCAGATGCCCTGCCCCACATCACACCGGCCTTGCTGGACTGGCAAAACACCTTGACCCAGGCCGGTCAGCACCTGTTGCGCGCCCTGGCTCTGGCATTGGGTCAGCCAGAGAACACTTTTGAGAGCGCTTTTTCTGGCACTCCGGTGCAACACTTGAAGGTGATCCACTACCCTGGCCGCGCTGAAGGTGAGTCGCGCCAAGGCTGTGGTCCGCACAAAGACTCGGGGTGCCTGACTTTGTTGCTGCAAGACACACAAGCCGGTTTACAGGTGCTGGAACGCGACGGCAGTGATACGCCAGAGGGCTCGGGCCGCTGGATTGATGGGCCACCCATTCCCGGCACCTTGGTCATCAACATTGGTGAGGTGCTGGAGATTCTGTCGAATGGTTTTTTGCGAGCCAACATCCACCAGGTGATCAGCCCACCACAAAACGTGGATCGGCTGTCCGTCGCCTTTTTCCTGAGCCCCCGGCTGGATGCCGAGTTACCCGAGCTGGTGCTACCACCCGAGTTGGCCGCCAAAGCACGTGGCGTGGATCGTGACCCCAACAACCCGCTGATCGCTCACACCGGGCGCAACCTGCTCAAAGGCCGACTGCGTTCGCACCCGGAGGTGGCTCAACGCTTTTATGCCGATGTGCTGGAGGCACATGGCATCAAAGCAGGAGCACGTGGCCAGGCGTATGCCTGAGCATCAACGGATTTCTCGCACCTTGATGTCCACCAGACCGGTCTATCTTGATGACAACCCCGATGCAAACATTGCAATGAGTCTTACGGATAGTTCTCCCAATTGGCGAACCCATTTAAAACGCTTGCCCTGCCTGGAGGTCGGTCAATTTGTCGCTTTATTCGGTGTGCTGGCCTATTTGGCCATTCATGGTGCGCAAGGTATGGGGTATCAATGGCGCTGGAACAAGGTCCCGCGCTATTTGGTTCGGGTCATTGATGGCGAGCTGGTCTGGGGGCCATTGCTGAGAGGTCTGTGGGTGACACTGGAGGTCGCAAGTATGGCTGGCGTACTGGCACTGGCCGTGGGGTTATTGGTGGCCTTGATGCGTTATTCGCGCTCTGTCATGGGTCCTGCATTGGCATGGTTATATGTGGAGCTGATTCGAAATACGCCCATTCTGGTGCAGATACTGATTTTCTATTTCATCATCGCAGCCGTGTTTGGCATTCCACGCCTTTGGGCCGGAGTGTTGTGCCTAGCCTGCTATGAAGGCGCATTTGTCGCAGAAATCATCCGTGGAGCAGTGGGAGCCGTGCGCAAAGGGCAATGGGAGGCCGCACAAAGCCTGGGACTGCCCGGCATTCGCATCTGGACTGACATCGTGATTCCACAGGCTATCCCCTTGATGCTGCCGCCCCTGGGCGGGACATTGGTCAATCTGGTGAAGCATTCGGCCATCGTCAGTGTGATTGCCGTCTATGACCTGACCACCCAGGCTCGCACCGTGGTCTCGGACACCTTTCTTGCATTTGAAATATGGCTGACCACCGCTGCGCTGTACTTGGCCATCACCATCCCACTTTCACTGATCGTGACAGCGCTGGAACGTCGCTACCGTGCCCGACACTGATCACCGCCTCAGTAAGCCAAAATCTGACCCAGAAATTCGCGGGTTCTTTGGGTTTTCGGATTGGTAAAAAACTCTTCCGGTGGCGACTTTTCCACGATGCTGCCATCATCCATGAACACAATCGAATCGGCAACTTTTTTGGCGAAACCAAGTTCATGGGTGACACAGATCATGGTCATACCACTTTGAGCCAATTCGATGATCACATCAAGCACCTCCTTGATCATTTCCGGGTCCAATGCCGATGTGGGCTCATCAAACAACATCACCTTGGGCTCCAGGCACAGAGAGCGGGCAATGGCCACCCTCTGCTGCTGACCACCGGAAAGCTGCGACGGATACTTGTGCGCCTGCTCTGGAATGTGCACCCGCTTCAGGTAGGACATGGCTTTTTCTTCAGCCAGCGCACGTTTGACACCCCGCACACGAATCTGCGGTAATGCACAATTTTCCAATATGGTCAGATGCGGGAACAAGTTGAAACTCTGGAAAACCATGCCCACTTCACGCCGGATGGCGGCAATGTTGCGGGTATTTTCGCTGAGTTCCACACCATCGACAGTTACGCTCCCGGAATCATGTTTTTCCAGCCGGTTGATGCAGCGAATCAGGGTTGATTTGCCCGAACCCGATGGGCCGCAAACCACCACGCGCTCACCCGTCCTGACCTGCAAATCAACTTCCTTCAAAACCTGGTGAGCTCCAAACCACTTGCTCACACCCGACAGCTGGACAATGGCGGGGGTCTGTGATGACCGGTCACTCATGCTTTTTGACCCCGTTTGCCGTGCCGCTCCAAAAAGGCAAACAGCTGCGACAAGCAAAAGCACAGAACAAAATAAATAACAGCAGTGAGCACAAAAACCTCGAACACTTTCTGGGTACTGACCTGAACGTCTTGTGCCATAAAAGCCAATTCCTGAATGGACACCAGTGACACCAAGGATGAGTCCTTGATGAGCTGGATGAACTGGCCCGCGAGCGGCGGCAGCACGTTGTGTAATGCCTGTGGAATAACAACATAGCGCAGGTTGTCCCAGCGAGAAAAGCCCAGACTCTCACCGGCCTCGATCTGCGACTTTGGTATCGACTGCAGCCCGGCTCGAAAAATTTCGGTGACGTAGGCCCCTGAAAAAACCGACAGGCAAAATAGTCCAAGGAAAAAATTATCAAAAGCCTGGGCTGGTGCAAACAGCACCGAAATTACCGTTTGTACCTGTGTTGGCAATGTCGCGATACTGTCACCAAAATGCAGGAATGGCATCACTTGACTGGCAATGAAATAGACAAAAACAAATACAAAAACCACGGGGGGAATGTTGCGTATCAATAAAACATAGGCAGTGGCAATCATACGCAAGAACAAGTTGTTGCTGGTGCGCGCCAGCGCCATGCAAAGCCCCACTCCGCTGGCGACCAGAATCCCCCACAAGGCCAGGCGCAAAGTGGTCAGCAAGCCTTCCACAATCAAGTTAGGAACCCAGCTTGCGCTTTCAACATCAAAGCGCAACACATAGGGCCAAACCTGGCTCCAGTCCCAGTGGTATTGCAGTACCGCTTGGGTACGCCAAGCCACATAGGTCAGAACACCAATGAGCAAAACCAGCAGTGACGTATCGATCCAACCCCAGATCCAGCGACGGTCCATCCGGGGTGGGCTTGAGTGCAGCTGCAAATTCACAACACTAGCCAATCCATCGATCAGGGAACCAAGGTTGCCCAATCCTGCGTCTTGAACCAGTAGCTATGGCGCTGGGCAAGCCATGTCTTGTTTTGGCTGATCCAGTTGTTGAAATAACTGACGGCGGCAGAACTCCCTTTTTTCAGACCAAAGCCTTCGGACGATGTGGTGATGTAGTCGCCTATGGGGTTAAACAGCTTGTCCGGATTTTTCAGGATGGTGTAGGCTGGCTTGGGTTCGCTGGAAATGACGGCATGGGCATTGCCATTGATGACCTCTTGAAATGCAATGGCATCATCATCAAACTGCCGCAATGATGCCTTGGGGAATTTTTCTTCAATGGTCTTGCAACCGGCAACCCCACGGCGGCATGCAAACGTGACACTGGTGCTGTTGTAGTCTTCTGGCCACTTCAGCTTGGCCGCCAATTGTTTGGAAGCAGCAATGCCCTGGCCTGATGTGGAGTAGGGTGCTGTGAAATCAATTTGTTCCTGGCGCACTGGGGTGATGGACAGGCCACCAATGATGACATCATATTTCCCGGCAATCAACGACGGAATGATGGCATCCCAGGCGGTCGGAATGAGCTCCACGCTCACACCCAAATCCTTGGCAACCTTGGTGGCGACATCAATCTCAAAACCCACCCATTGACCTTGCTTGTCACGCATGGCCCATGGCACAAAGCTGCCAAACCCGACTTGGAGTTTTCCGCGTTTCTTGATCGTATCGATCTGGTTGTCCTGTTGCGCACTAGCCTGTGGTGCACAGAGCAAGGCACCCAGTACCAGCGGAAGGCACAAAAGCAAATTTTTGAAGCGTTTCATTCATGTCCTTTAGAAAACTGATATTTCAATTTTGGAATCAGACAAGTGTTTGTCCAAGTGATATTTGGTAGCAACCTTATGCAAATATTGAGCTTGCTTTGATGTGCTGGACTGGCGACGATTCCGAGCATGACTATTGCACCCATCACACGCTTACCTCCGGCATTACTCTCCGCCACACATGGTGCTGGCGACGGTACAGAGCCAGCTTGGGCCGCAGGCATCGATAACCTTCTCACCCATTGCGCTGGTAGCTCGGCAAATCAGAACTTGCTCGTTGTGGTGGAGCCCGATGAGACTTTTTACAAAGGTCAATTGGGGCAAAAGCTCGCGCATGATGCCAGGCAACGCGGATTGAATGTTCAGGTGGTTGCTGCGCCGCTGGTGACTGGACCGGAAAAATTTCCACTGGACTTGCTCGAACTGATTGCCCAGGCAGACCACACGGTGTTCTTCAGCCGACTGGGTACGATGGGACGATTTCTGAAATTTCCAGGTGTTGGCACAAAGATCGTGTGTTACACACTCGATCCAACCAGCCTCGCATCCTCCTTTGCAACCTTGCCATATGCTTTTCTCCAAGCTGTGCATGATGCATTGGTACGGAAAATTTCCGCTTCCAGTAGCTACAGGATCACTTGTGCAAATGGAACAAATCTGCATGCAGAACTGCGCAAAGGCATAACACCCGACTTGCCCGTACTTACGCCGTTCACAGTCAGAAACTTTCCGTTGATGGTAGTGCCACCTATCTCGGCGCAGACCTTGAACGGCACCCTGGCGTTGTCACTGGCGCTACTCTCCACGGCCACCCACAATTACCCGGACCCGATCTTGCCACTGAATGGCCCTCTTTTGCTCAGCATTGAGCAAGGGCGTATTTCAGGGTTTGGAGGAGAAACAGCTCAGGCTTTCCGTGCGCAACAACACTTCGACCGGGTTGCCCAAGATGTCAACGGTGACCCGCGCTGCGTCAATTCCTGGCACACAGGTTTTAACCCTGGCACCTGGTTTGCAGGCCAGGCGAAGGATGACCTATTGCGCTGGGGCAATGTGGTCTTTGGTAGCCCGCGGTACACCCACTTTCACATGGTCGGCTCAGACCCAGGGGATATCTGCGGCTCGCTCTTTGATGCCACAATTTCATTTGACCGTGAAGTACTGTGGCGCGATGGACAGCTGGTGTTTTTGCACACAGAGGAAGGCCAGGCGCTGGCAACTGAACATGGTGTCTCGCTTGAATCAATCGAAGCCTCGCCTTCGATTGGCATCTGATCGGTATTCTGGATGGGTCTCGACACATTGTGGTACACCCGCTGCCCGGCACCAACGGCCGCATCGATTGCCATCTGGCAAGGTTGGCTGGAACAGGAGTTTGCCCGGGATCAGATTAAAGTGCGTTCACTCGCAGCGTCAGCGGACAAGCAGGTTCAGCTTTCTCACTACCGACACAGTCAGCCCAACTCATTTCGTTTTGGCGGCTACGTCCCACCGCTGATCTCGCGAGCGCGTGGCGCTGACCTGAAAGTGATTGGGCTCAGTTGGCACGACCGGGTTCATGGTTTTTTTGCGCTCCCCGACTCAGGCATCACCAACTCTGCGGACCTCAAGGGCAAACGACTGGCTGTGCCCCGGCGCGTCAATGACGATGTGGATTGGTGGCGCGCCTCGGTGCTGGGTGGTATCAAGGCCTTGTTCAAATTGGGTTTATTAAGCGAGAACGACGTAGAACTTGTTGATGTCGTGATTGAGCGCGAATACATTGCAGATGCCCGTGCCGGTCAGGCGGCTGGCCAGTCATTGTGGGGAGCCGTCAGCCAATTTGCCGTGCAGCGTGAAGAAGTTGCTGCGCTGTATCGTGGCACAGTCGATGCCATTTATTCGGACGGTGCGCTCACCGCCATTCTCCGAGCGACCACAGGCGCACAACTGGTGGTGCCACTCGCTGGCAATGAAGATGCTCATTCTGGCTTTGGAACACCCTGCGTGCTTACCGTGTCATCCGGACTGCTCGATGAACGCCCTGATCTGGTCACACGCTGGATACAGCGTCTGCTGGAGGCGCGCAGTTGGGCCGTAGCGCATGAAGACCTGACACACCGCATGTTTTCCAGGGAAACCGGCTTGCCGGAAGATCTACTGCACTCTGCATATTCACCTAGGTTGGCGGCACAGGCCGATGTGTCACTTTCGCCGAACCGTGTTGCGCTACTGCGCAGCAAATACCAGCACCTGTTGGACATGGGGTTGCTGGAAACTGCTTTTGATTTCGACACATTCATTGACCCTGCGCCCCTGACCGCAGCGATTGACGCACTGAAGCCTTCTTTAGCCGGCGTTCTGTTGCGCTGATCCGTAGCGTCAGTGGTGTGGCTCGTCACGAATATTCAAAAAACCATCGTTAATTTCTTATGTGGAAATCATTTTTATTAAGTTGCAAATTTAATAATCATTTGTTTATTTTTTTATTAAATAACAAATTCATTATTTGATTTATAAATTTCAATATTAAATATTATTATCTATAACAATGTGAATATTCCTTAGTATTGGCCTGTGAACTTTTAATCACCCCTACTTTTGAAGGACATCATTGCCATGAGTACACCGGAAATCACTGCCAACAGGTCTTTGAAAAAAGGCCATTTATCTTTTTCTGATGTTGTTGCCCAAGCGGTCGGCACAATTGCGCCGTCCGGGTCACCGGCACTGGTGATTCCAGCCGTATTTGCCACCGCAGGTAACGGCACTTGGCTGGCTTACCTGTTTGCGACTTTTGCACTTTTGATACTGTCGTTGAACATCAACGTCTTTTCAAGTCGCTCCGCCTCGCCTGGCTCACTCTATACCTTTGCCGGGCAAGGCTTGGGGCCTTTCTGGGGTGCCGTTTCAGGCTGGTCACTGCTGATCGCCTATTTGTTTACTGGCGCAGCCGTTGTGGCAGGCTCGGTGTATTACTTTCTCGTGTTATTGCACCAAATTGCCGGTGACTTCTCTGACTTGGCCGCCTCG is a window of Rhodoferax lithotrophicus DNA encoding:
- a CDS encoding amino acid ABC transporter permease, which translates into the protein MHSFELSLLISGHYHDILVAGLQLSLLLTAVTLLLAVPLAVLVALMRLSGLRVLSAAAWCFVEAIRNVPLLAHMLFWYFGAPELLPEPVRDWLYAHNFEAIAAVTALTFYTAAYMSEDVRSGIRAIPHVQFEAGRALGVGFLSTMRLVVLPQALRVTVPPLISQTLNLWKNTSIATVIGTAELMYQASKVETETFRSVEAFVFATASYLTVSLLITGLAIFYQHRYPARAV
- a CDS encoding amino acid ABC transporter permease, which gives rise to MTFLEAIDNYWLYFLVGRYPEGPLGGLALTLLLASSGLLLALPLGLVLGLGRVSPLAWLRWPVTALVYVVRGTPLLMVVFWAYFFLPSVTGVKTDQFATMLIALVVFDAAYLAEIVRSGIQSLPKGQFEAARSLGLSYIRAMRLVVLPQALRHMLPSLVNQFVSTIKETSLGYIIGLAEVSFVATQINIQVFTLPTQIYLTLGLTYFLLCFGLSRLAYALERHLSRRDPFPFVTEVPA
- a CDS encoding amino acid ABC transporter ATP-binding protein, with amino-acid sequence MIKFENVNKWFGNYQALVDVNESVDKGDVVVVCGPSGSGKSTMIRTLNRLEPIHSGRIAIDGQDIHAHGLDVNTFRSRIGFVFQQFNLFPHLTALDNCTLAPIHLRGLSKAHAREQALSLLDRVGLAHKANAHPTELSGGQQQRVAIARALAMEPPLMLFDEPTSALDPEMVGEVLTVMKALARDGMTMVVVTHEMGFARDVADRVLFMDAGKVLERGEPHEFFNAPQHPRAQQFLSDIRSPFATV
- a CDS encoding isopenicillin N synthase family dioxygenase, producing the protein MPTTTLPTTANVAANTPIPGLPILDLRDFTSGTPAQRAAFVDQLRDTAFTLGFLYLKGYGASQTQIDAVLQASRDFFALPPEQKQAIHMANSPHFRGYTAAGDEFTRGERDWREQLDVGAEREPIQQNPTSPAWTRLQGPNQWPDALPHITPALLDWQNTLTQAGQHLLRALALALGQPENTFESAFSGTPVQHLKVIHYPGRAEGESRQGCGPHKDSGCLTLLLQDTQAGLQVLERDGSDTPEGSGRWIDGPPIPGTLVINIGEVLEILSNGFLRANIHQVISPPQNVDRLSVAFFLSPRLDAELPELVLPPELAAKARGVDRDPNNPLIAHTGRNLLKGRLRSHPEVAQRFYADVLEAHGIKAGARGQAYA
- a CDS encoding amino acid ABC transporter permease, whose translation is MPEHQRISRTLMSTRPVYLDDNPDANIAMSLTDSSPNWRTHLKRLPCLEVGQFVALFGVLAYLAIHGAQGMGYQWRWNKVPRYLVRVIDGELVWGPLLRGLWVTLEVASMAGVLALAVGLLVALMRYSRSVMGPALAWLYVELIRNTPILVQILIFYFIIAAVFGIPRLWAGVLCLACYEGAFVAEIIRGAVGAVRKGQWEAAQSLGLPGIRIWTDIVIPQAIPLMLPPLGGTLVNLVKHSAIVSVIAVYDLTTQARTVVSDTFLAFEIWLTTAALYLAITIPLSLIVTALERRYRARH
- a CDS encoding amino acid ABC transporter ATP-binding protein, which translates into the protein MSDRSSQTPAIVQLSGVSKWFGAHQVLKEVDLQVRTGERVVVCGPSGSGKSTLIRCINRLEKHDSGSVTVDGVELSENTRNIAAIRREVGMVFQSFNLFPHLTILENCALPQIRVRGVKRALAEEKAMSYLKRVHIPEQAHKYPSQLSGGQQQRVAIARSLCLEPKVMLFDEPTSALDPEMIKEVLDVIIELAQSGMTMICVTHELGFAKKVADSIVFMDDGSIVEKSPPEEFFTNPKTQRTREFLGQILAY
- a CDS encoding amino acid ABC transporter permease; its protein translation is MDRRWIWGWIDTSLLVLLIGVLTYVAWRTQAVLQYHWDWSQVWPYVLRFDVESASWVPNLIVEGLLTTLRLALWGILVASGVGLCMALARTSNNLFLRMIATAYVLLIRNIPPVVFVFVFVYFIASQVMPFLHFGDSIATLPTQVQTVISVLFAPAQAFDNFFLGLFCLSVFSGAYVTEIFRAGLQSIPKSQIEAGESLGFSRWDNLRYVVIPQALHNVLPPLAGQFIQLIKDSSLVSLVSIQELAFMAQDVQVSTQKVFEVFVLTAVIYFVLCFCLSQLFAFLERHGKRGQKA
- a CDS encoding transporter substrate-binding domain-containing protein — protein: MKRFKNLLLCLPLVLGALLCAPQASAQQDNQIDTIKKRGKLQVGFGSFVPWAMRDKQGQWVGFEIDVATKVAKDLGVSVELIPTAWDAIIPSLIAGKYDVIIGGLSITPVRQEQIDFTAPYSTSGQGIAASKQLAAKLKWPEDYNSTSVTFACRRGVAGCKTIEEKFPKASLRQFDDDAIAFQEVINGNAHAVISSEPKPAYTILKNPDKLFNPIGDYITTSSEGFGLKKGSSAAVSYFNNWISQNKTWLAQRHSYWFKTQDWATLVP
- a CDS encoding ABC transporter substrate-binding protein, yielding MGLDTLWYTRCPAPTAASIAIWQGWLEQEFARDQIKVRSLAASADKQVQLSHYRHSQPNSFRFGGYVPPLISRARGADLKVIGLSWHDRVHGFFALPDSGITNSADLKGKRLAVPRRVNDDVDWWRASVLGGIKALFKLGLLSENDVELVDVVIEREYIADARAGQAAGQSLWGAVSQFAVQREEVAALYRGTVDAIYSDGALTAILRATTGAQLVVPLAGNEDAHSGFGTPCVLTVSSGLLDERPDLVTRWIQRLLEARSWAVAHEDLTHRMFSRETGLPEDLLHSAYSPRLAAQADVSLSPNRVALLRSKYQHLLDMGLLETAFDFDTFIDPAPLTAAIDALKPSLAGVLLR